In Candidatus Nitronauta litoralis, one DNA window encodes the following:
- a CDS encoding proteasome accessory factor PafA2 family protein — MKKRIYGIETEYGLLIKGEDFKYGSVDVAVRVKNHIFEKKTGVLDLHYRANDEPPGNGGFLINGGRVYLDMGHLEYASPECSNLMDLVTYDRAGDMVVQDAVEEMGWSDQVSIIKNNVDLETNATFGCHENYLVSRAFQFDNRENLRMLASFLVTRQIYAGAGRTGACNPQPFRDWDEVSPQRKDQEEVDFQISQRADHIPNEFYRWVQYNRAIVNTRDEPLSDPSKYRRIHLLVGDSNMSEFATALKMGSTAVLMELIEMGVANPDWILADSVSTMRDISRDPEFKWEITLRDGKKSTALELQWEMLKCAKEHLTGSSTDTDWVIEAWESVLEDIPKGPEALLGRVDWASKYWMLTEFMKAQDLSWQDPWVKSLDLEYHNLNRQKGLYWGLEETGDAWRRTTDSAVEHAKSTAPKGTRADGRGELVKTLAQSQTGYLIDWIGFRLNKEEPFLMLDPFISYKKEIRNYLNNLDLQQPYDRDSFFR; from the coding sequence ATGAAAAAAAGAATTTACGGTATCGAAACAGAATACGGCCTTTTAATAAAAGGAGAGGACTTCAAGTACGGTTCTGTTGATGTGGCAGTGCGTGTCAAGAATCACATTTTTGAAAAAAAGACCGGTGTGCTGGACCTGCACTATCGCGCCAACGACGAACCCCCGGGAAATGGCGGGTTTCTGATAAACGGCGGTCGGGTCTATCTCGACATGGGCCACCTCGAATACGCGTCTCCGGAATGCTCCAATCTAATGGATCTTGTCACCTATGATCGTGCCGGCGATATGGTGGTGCAGGACGCTGTCGAGGAAATGGGGTGGAGCGATCAGGTATCGATTATCAAAAATAATGTCGACCTTGAAACCAATGCGACCTTCGGTTGCCACGAAAACTATCTGGTCAGCCGTGCATTCCAGTTCGATAACCGTGAAAATCTGCGTATGCTGGCTTCCTTTCTGGTCACACGGCAGATTTACGCCGGAGCCGGACGAACGGGCGCCTGCAACCCCCAACCCTTTCGCGACTGGGACGAGGTAAGCCCTCAACGCAAGGATCAGGAGGAAGTCGATTTCCAGATTTCCCAACGTGCCGACCATATTCCCAACGAGTTTTATCGGTGGGTCCAGTACAACCGCGCTATCGTCAATACGCGTGATGAACCCCTTTCCGACCCAAGCAAGTACCGTCGAATTCACCTGCTGGTAGGTGACTCCAATATGAGTGAATTCGCCACCGCTCTTAAAATGGGATCGACTGCTGTGTTGATGGAACTGATCGAAATGGGTGTCGCCAACCCGGACTGGATCCTGGCAGATTCTGTTTCAACTATGCGGGACATTTCGCGTGACCCTGAATTTAAATGGGAAATCACACTTCGGGACGGCAAAAAATCGACTGCATTGGAATTGCAATGGGAAATGTTGAAATGCGCAAAGGAACATCTCACTGGTAGTTCTACCGATACAGATTGGGTGATCGAAGCCTGGGAGTCGGTGTTGGAAGACATCCCCAAAGGTCCGGAAGCTTTGCTGGGACGGGTCGACTGGGCCAGTAAATACTGGATGCTGACGGAATTCATGAAAGCGCAGGACCTTTCCTGGCAGGACCCCTGGGTCAAAAGTCTGGACCTGGAATACCACAACCTGAACCGTCAAAAAGGTTTATACTGGGGATTAGAGGAAACAGGCGATGCTTGGCGAAGGACCACGGACTCTGCGGTCGAACATGCCAAGAGCACAGCACCTAAAGGCACCCGGGCCGATGGTCGTGGCGAACTGGTCAAAACACTTGCACAGAGCCAGACGGGCTACTTGATAGACTGGATTGGTTTCCGGCTTAACAAAGAGGAACCTTTTTTGATGCTTGACCCGTTCATTTCCTATAAGAAGGAAATTCGCAATTACCTGAACAACCTCGACCTGCAACAACCTTATGACCGCGACTCCTTCTTCCGTTAA
- a CDS encoding proteasome subunit alpha, giving the protein MFEEPFRWLEAISTRHSYVQEKLKKGQPVIAVPYQYGTLMLGFSPQPGKIFELYDRIALGGLGHPADVERLRMTLLDMAHLEGFNRSEKDVTIARLLQFGIAPSLKQNFEEVVRAPYLIQLLLMEIDFNNQASFFRVNYDGHWETFKKGAVIAGDTQLSDALEEKIESTDFTSLSLDDALLKACRIWEEAKKDIADEESDDPALTLKEAFEKWTLEAAVLSTDTERRALYRSLSPDEIEKLKMACLS; this is encoded by the coding sequence ATGTTTGAAGAACCATTTCGCTGGCTGGAGGCCATTTCAACCAGACACAGTTACGTCCAGGAAAAGCTGAAAAAGGGACAGCCGGTCATTGCGGTGCCTTATCAGTACGGCACCCTTATGCTGGGCTTTTCGCCGCAACCTGGAAAGATTTTTGAACTCTATGACCGCATCGCCCTCGGGGGATTGGGACATCCCGCAGATGTCGAACGGCTGCGCATGACCCTGCTCGATATGGCTCACCTGGAAGGTTTCAACCGATCAGAAAAAGATGTGACGATCGCCCGGCTTCTCCAATTCGGTATTGCCCCGTCACTCAAACAGAATTTTGAAGAAGTCGTACGCGCTCCCTATCTGATTCAACTTCTTTTAATGGAAATTGATTTCAACAACCAGGCCTCGTTCTTTCGAGTCAACTACGATGGACATTGGGAAACCTTTAAAAAAGGTGCCGTGATCGCGGGAGATACCCAGCTATCAGATGCCCTCGAAGAAAAAATAGAATCAACAGATTTTACCTCGCTTTCACTAGATGATGCACTTCTGAAAGCCTGTCGCATCTGGGAGGAAGCCAAGAAGGATATTGCCGATGAGGAGTCGGACGATCCAGCCCTGACTTTAAAGGAAGCATTCGAAAAATGGACACTGGAGGCGGCCGTCCTATCTACTGATACTGAACGCCGGGCCCTCTATCGTTCTCTTTCTCCTGATGAAATCGAAAAACTTAAAATGGCCTGCCTGTCATGA
- the nadA gene encoding quinolinate synthase NadA: MLPYIEKIERLKQEKNAIILAHNYVAPEVLFSVADYTGDSYGLSKKARGSDADMIVFVAVRFMAETAKVLNPDKTVLDPNPNGGCSLADSVNAGIVKQLRREFPDHTFVCYINTTAEVKAECDVCVTSSNVYKIVEAIENDKIYFLPDKLMAQNVIEYLKEKGSSKQVDFYDGTCYVHEEYEPGSIDFIRQNNEGVEILVHPECTPPVVGKADYVGSTTGMMEHVRQSEKDSFFLLTECGLTGILQTEFPEKQFVGTCTMCRYMKSNCLTHIASTLENPLPESIIHIEAPVQKRALACVERMFHYAGN, encoded by the coding sequence ATGCTCCCCTACATCGAAAAAATAGAACGCCTCAAGCAGGAAAAGAACGCGATTATTCTGGCACACAATTATGTCGCGCCGGAAGTCTTGTTCAGTGTTGCCGATTACACGGGTGATTCCTACGGCCTTTCCAAAAAGGCGCGGGGATCAGATGCGGATATGATCGTGTTCGTTGCGGTCCGCTTCATGGCGGAAACAGCAAAAGTTCTGAACCCTGATAAGACGGTGCTGGATCCAAACCCCAATGGGGGCTGTTCCCTTGCCGACAGCGTCAATGCAGGTATCGTGAAGCAATTGCGACGTGAATTTCCTGACCATACATTTGTTTGCTACATCAACACAACGGCAGAAGTCAAAGCAGAATGTGACGTGTGCGTCACCTCGTCCAATGTCTATAAAATTGTCGAAGCGATAGAGAACGATAAAATATATTTCCTCCCGGACAAATTGATGGCGCAGAATGTCATCGAATATTTAAAAGAAAAAGGATCGTCCAAGCAGGTCGATTTTTATGACGGCACCTGTTATGTCCATGAGGAGTATGAACCAGGGTCCATTGATTTTATCCGGCAGAACAATGAGGGAGTCGAAATCCTGGTCCATCCTGAATGCACACCGCCTGTTGTGGGAAAAGCAGATTATGTCGGCAGCACAACAGGCATGATGGAGCATGTCCGGCAGTCGGAAAAGGACTCATTTTTCCTATTGACTGAGTGTGGACTCACAGGAATCCTGCAAACGGAGTTTCCTGAAAAACAATTTGTCGGTACCTGCACAATGTGCCGATACATGAAATCGAATTGTCTGACTCACATTGCCAGCACTCTTGAGAATCCGCTGCCCGAAAGCATCATTCATATAGAAGCTCCAGTACAGAAACGTGCTCTCGCCTGCGTGGAGCGTATGTTTCATTATGCTGGCAACTGA
- a CDS encoding AAA family ATPase, producing the protein MGDPSHITELIDQILEETTDQPELQQKVFDLRDALLQAQQTAQQYALKIRTLEETIQKLKQPAHRIGTIIGEGLDDLYRLNVGGTEYQAAASPEILEEGPLKVGDIVAVNEAFVAIQKLPKPEMGPVGRIASRLADGQWMIAGGTGNAESMVKPADDFDTEGLREGDEVILDPTQKVMVARLPKRKSKNAIDDDFVPVTWSQVGGQEHVVEEVRKVIEYPILHSEILKKMEYKMPKGFLFYGPPGCGKTLIGKAILSDIIEKLKGEMGEEENGRELEGRFIHVKGPEILNMWLGESERKVREVFQKARDYKEKGQFPFIFIDEAESVLGTRQAWRGHNISNTLVPMFCAEMDGIQSVRDMVVILATNRPDLIDPAILRPGRIDKKIKVSRPNRDDCEAILKVYLKPNLPLEDSLENVTGPFLDKLFARKSEQVALVLTLRSGDFKKLYWKDFISGAILEGIVSRAKETAIERAIKGEDLKIKVDDLTDALRVEFKDNSVLPADSNMEDWLQLLDFDPKHVARVRRPDDSDQATHKTMRRSII; encoded by the coding sequence ATGGGAGACCCCAGCCACATAACAGAACTGATTGATCAGATTCTGGAAGAAACCACGGATCAACCGGAACTGCAGCAAAAGGTTTTTGACTTACGCGATGCCTTGTTGCAAGCCCAGCAGACAGCCCAGCAATATGCGCTGAAGATTCGAACACTGGAAGAAACCATCCAGAAACTCAAACAACCCGCACATCGTATCGGCACGATCATTGGAGAAGGTCTCGACGATTTATATCGTCTCAATGTAGGCGGCACTGAATACCAGGCGGCAGCATCCCCGGAAATTCTGGAAGAAGGCCCTCTTAAAGTAGGGGATATTGTTGCAGTCAATGAAGCATTTGTCGCCATCCAGAAACTGCCGAAGCCGGAGATGGGACCCGTCGGGCGTATCGCATCGCGATTAGCCGATGGCCAATGGATGATCGCAGGTGGCACCGGCAACGCCGAGAGCATGGTCAAGCCAGCTGACGATTTTGATACGGAAGGCTTGCGCGAAGGCGATGAAGTTATCCTCGATCCCACGCAAAAAGTGATGGTCGCCCGACTTCCAAAACGCAAATCCAAAAACGCGATCGATGACGATTTCGTCCCCGTTACCTGGAGCCAGGTTGGCGGACAGGAGCACGTTGTTGAAGAAGTCCGCAAAGTCATCGAATACCCCATCCTCCACTCAGAAATTTTAAAGAAGATGGAATACAAAATGCCAAAGGGTTTCCTTTTTTATGGCCCTCCCGGCTGCGGCAAAACCCTCATCGGCAAAGCCATCCTTTCAGACATCATCGAAAAACTGAAAGGTGAAATGGGTGAGGAAGAAAACGGCAGAGAACTCGAAGGCCGATTCATCCACGTGAAAGGTCCGGAAATTCTCAACATGTGGCTCGGAGAATCCGAACGCAAGGTACGGGAGGTCTTCCAGAAAGCTCGGGACTATAAAGAAAAAGGACAGTTCCCCTTCATTTTTATCGACGAAGCCGAATCGGTACTCGGCACCCGGCAGGCCTGGCGCGGACACAATATTTCAAACACGCTGGTGCCGATGTTCTGCGCAGAAATGGACGGCATTCAATCCGTGCGCGACATGGTCGTGATTCTCGCCACCAACCGGCCTGACCTCATCGACCCCGCCATTTTGCGACCGGGCCGTATTGATAAAAAAATAAAAGTCAGTCGTCCCAATCGCGATGACTGTGAAGCAATCCTGAAAGTTTATCTGAAACCAAACCTTCCACTGGAAGACAGCCTCGAAAACGTTACAGGACCGTTCCTCGATAAGCTGTTCGCCCGTAAATCAGAACAGGTTGCCCTGGTCCTGACGCTTCGAAGCGGTGATTTCAAAAAGCTCTATTGGAAAGACTTTATTTCCGGTGCCATCCTTGAGGGCATAGTCAGCCGCGCCAAGGAAACCGCTATCGAACGTGCGATCAAGGGAGAAGACCTGAAAATCAAAGTCGATGACCTGACAGATGCCCTCCGGGTCGAATTCAAGGACAACAGTGTCCTGCCGGCCGACTCCAACATGGAGGACTGGCTCCAATTACTCGACTTCGATCCGAAACATGTGGCCCGCGTTCGGCGACCGGATGACTCTGATCAAGCCACACACAAGACCATGCGTCGTTCCATTATATGA
- a CDS encoding energy transducer TonB — protein MARAATPYMLSENFHRKNDLTRFIIISAIIHAIAIIMQGIMPAKMADPEVKPPIKVKYIQPEKKPESVKKRSTLIDAPEPAKVEAPRSSELLASQNSRAHSNNQTKKAEKYQAKKTLVPKLDGQRMARRNPVKTPVSKPVPQPKPKKKYIEKTPNYPLSDRGFITQEKTRSVPAPPTPQQQTKPGSAMSLLDGFDPSKYASLDTGSSVDEDDDEPISLDTKETKYASYFARIKHQIERVWAYPEEAARRGISGELTLRFQIQRDGDLMDVRLIEGSGSELLDFAALRAIKSAAPFYPFPVTIEKNKISILATFIYSPSYGASRRAGGPNVR, from the coding sequence ATGGCACGAGCTGCAACCCCATACATGTTGTCGGAGAATTTCCATCGTAAAAATGATCTGACCCGTTTCATAATCATATCGGCCATAATCCATGCAATTGCCATCATCATGCAGGGTATTATGCCTGCCAAGATGGCCGACCCGGAAGTGAAACCACCGATCAAGGTGAAGTACATCCAGCCGGAAAAAAAGCCTGAATCAGTCAAAAAGCGTAGCACTCTCATTGATGCACCCGAGCCTGCAAAAGTAGAAGCGCCACGATCTTCGGAATTGCTGGCAAGCCAGAACAGCCGTGCCCACTCCAATAACCAGACCAAAAAGGCTGAAAAGTATCAGGCCAAGAAAACTCTGGTTCCCAAACTGGATGGTCAACGCATGGCTAGACGGAATCCGGTGAAGACTCCGGTATCCAAACCGGTACCCCAGCCAAAGCCGAAAAAAAAGTACATCGAAAAAACGCCAAACTATCCATTGTCGGACCGGGGGTTTATTACCCAGGAAAAAACCAGGTCAGTACCCGCGCCACCCACGCCTCAGCAGCAAACCAAACCGGGCAGTGCGATGTCGCTTCTGGATGGATTCGACCCTTCAAAATACGCTTCGCTTGATACAGGTTCCTCAGTGGACGAAGATGACGACGAACCTATTTCCCTCGACACCAAAGAAACCAAATATGCATCTTATTTTGCTCGGATAAAGCATCAAATTGAACGGGTGTGGGCCTATCCTGAAGAAGCGGCGAGACGCGGAATTTCAGGTGAATTGACACTCAGGTTTCAAATCCAGAGAGATGGAGATTTGATGGATGTTCGGCTGATAGAAGGGTCAGGGTCCGAGTTGCTGGATTTTGCGGCCCTTCGTGCGATCAAAAGCGCAGCACCGTTTTATCCTTTCCCCGTGACGATTGAAAAAAATAAAATTTCGATACTGGCCACTTTTATTTACAGTCCAAGCTATGGAGCTTCGCGTCGGGCTGGTGGCCCCAACGTACGATAG
- a CDS encoding proteasome accessory factor PafA2 family protein, translated as MSQQVPLLGIETEYGIIREDLETSDPVEESMELLRVCKQPGVFQKWDYRKERTHLDMRGFTVDRLAQDEEEDEFCEEDRKRPYTYLDMKSDRVLTNGARFYNDHTHPEYGTPECASLFDLVAHDMAGEDIVRDCVRLRNEEIGTDGLQVFKNNTDYSGHSYGTHDNYLIQRSLPFETWANALLAFLVTRQLYAGAGKIGAEGAHADGFTGLQLAQRSDFMEAIMNIETMTKRPIINTRDEPHANSSLYRRLHLILGDANMSSYATALKVGSTRQVLRLIGEEKLKDFPELKNPVNDCRTVSRDLSGKVLLNRKQSGTITPIEIQRAYLEQVAEHPPGEDENEHVEYEWVVREWTRTLDDLEKDPDQLDDRIDWAIKRSLFRDFMASENISWDDPVMQSLDLEYHNLDPERGLYTALQTQEGITNLIPRDRVESAINCPPEDTRAAIRGQMVQLYKDRIRKVHWTGIELIDGEVLDLTDIITQNDVELELQSRKEQLA; from the coding sequence ATGAGTCAGCAAGTTCCACTGCTTGGTATTGAAACCGAGTACGGCATTATCCGCGAGGACCTCGAGACTTCTGATCCTGTTGAAGAATCGATGGAGTTGCTGCGAGTCTGCAAGCAACCGGGAGTTTTCCAAAAGTGGGATTACCGCAAAGAGCGAACGCACCTCGACATGCGTGGCTTCACGGTGGACCGTCTCGCGCAGGATGAAGAAGAGGATGAGTTCTGCGAGGAAGACCGCAAGCGTCCCTACACCTACCTCGATATGAAAAGCGACCGGGTCCTGACTAACGGTGCCCGCTTCTACAACGACCACACGCACCCTGAATACGGAACACCCGAATGTGCCAGCCTGTTTGATCTTGTAGCTCACGATATGGCTGGCGAAGACATTGTCCGAGATTGTGTCCGGTTGAGAAACGAAGAAATTGGAACTGACGGTTTACAGGTGTTCAAAAACAATACCGACTACAGTGGGCACAGTTACGGCACCCACGACAATTACCTCATCCAACGTTCGCTTCCATTTGAAACCTGGGCCAATGCTCTGCTGGCTTTTCTTGTGACTCGCCAGCTTTACGCAGGGGCCGGCAAGATTGGAGCTGAAGGGGCTCATGCTGACGGGTTCACTGGATTGCAGCTTGCTCAACGTTCCGATTTCATGGAAGCGATCATGAACATTGAAACGATGACCAAACGGCCTATCATCAACACACGCGACGAGCCTCATGCAAACTCCTCTCTCTACCGCAGGCTTCATCTTATACTGGGAGATGCCAACATGTCTTCCTATGCAACCGCGCTTAAAGTAGGCTCTACCCGCCAGGTGCTCCGCCTGATCGGGGAAGAAAAATTGAAAGATTTTCCGGAACTTAAAAACCCGGTAAACGACTGCCGAACAGTTTCTCGGGATCTTTCGGGGAAAGTGCTGCTCAATAGAAAACAATCCGGCACAATTACACCAATCGAAATCCAGCGAGCTTATCTTGAACAGGTTGCAGAACACCCACCCGGAGAGGATGAAAACGAACACGTTGAATACGAATGGGTCGTACGCGAATGGACGCGTACTTTAGATGATCTTGAAAAAGACCCGGACCAGTTGGACGACCGAATAGACTGGGCCATTAAGCGCAGCCTGTTCCGTGACTTCATGGCGTCCGAAAATATAAGCTGGGATGATCCCGTAATGCAAAGCCTGGACCTGGAATACCACAACCTGGACCCGGAACGTGGCCTGTATACTGCGTTGCAAACGCAGGAAGGAATAACAAATCTGATTCCCCGGGATCGGGTGGAAAGCGCCATCAATTGCCCGCCGGAGGATACCCGTGCCGCAATCCGCGGACAAATGGTACAATTATATAAAGATAGAATACGTAAAGTTCACTGGACCGGCATAGAATTAATCGATGGAGAAGTGCTGGACTTGACGGACATCATCACGCAAAATGACGTGGAACTTGAACTGCAATCACGCAAGGAGCAGTTAGCATGA
- a CDS encoding formylglycine-generating enzyme family protein, whose protein sequence is MKLTTLIFILTFLLFPSLVFSKNSNEVQIPSGEFSAGPPGNGKTKSLPFFYIDRTEVTQKDYLKVVGSNPSFFKGENLPVEKVTWFDARDYCLAVGKRLPTEWEWEKAAKAGSTTRFFWGDEVNPEYAWYKKNAKKRTHPVGSKKPNALGLFDMAGNVWEWTSSNAEGLGKIMRGGSWRNKSRSLRSHHRITSLPHFKYHYVGFRCARDDQGS, encoded by the coding sequence ATGAAACTTACCACTTTGATTTTCATTCTGACTTTTCTTTTGTTCCCTTCACTCGTTTTTTCAAAAAATTCAAATGAGGTTCAAATTCCATCTGGAGAGTTTTCTGCGGGACCACCGGGGAATGGAAAGACCAAAAGCTTGCCTTTCTTTTATATTGATCGCACTGAGGTGACTCAGAAAGATTACCTGAAAGTGGTAGGATCCAATCCATCGTTCTTTAAAGGGGAAAATCTCCCGGTAGAAAAAGTGACCTGGTTTGATGCCCGGGACTATTGTCTTGCTGTTGGCAAAAGACTGCCCACTGAGTGGGAATGGGAGAAAGCTGCGAAGGCTGGCAGCACTACCCGGTTTTTCTGGGGCGATGAGGTGAATCCCGAGTATGCCTGGTATAAAAAAAATGCGAAAAAGCGGACTCATCCGGTTGGATCAAAAAAGCCGAATGCTTTGGGTCTGTTCGACATGGCCGGAAATGTGTGGGAATGGACTTCCAGTAATGCGGAGGGGTTGGGGAAGATCATGCGTGGGGGTTCCTGGCGAAACAAGTCCCGCAGTTTGCGTTCACATCACAGAATCACCAGCCTTCCCCACTTTAAATACCACTATGTGGGGTTCCGGTGTGCCAGGGACGATCAAGGCAGCTAG
- a CDS encoding proteasome subunit alpha yields MNLLNPENQQQGDFIDLLNRSGYAWPDATGMPAIDKASLTQGTTVLAFHYKDGVLVAGDRRATAGNAIMYERCDKVIPIDDYSLMAIAGVPATAFEMARVLSHNFEYYRRSQLQSLSTEGKVRALSRLLKDNMGLAMQGVGAVSPIFATYNLKSDAPMIYFYDLLGAQFEIRTHTATGSGSPVIRGVLEHEDLWGQNPLNQRSQEEASLLAIRLLQTAGRFDSATGQARPDDNIFPIIACITAKGYRFLPEEEVASLFQQAIQRT; encoded by the coding sequence ATGAACCTATTGAACCCGGAAAATCAGCAGCAGGGTGATTTCATAGATCTTCTCAATCGTTCAGGCTATGCCTGGCCGGATGCCACTGGAATGCCGGCAATCGACAAGGCCAGTCTGACCCAGGGCACCACTGTACTCGCCTTCCACTATAAAGATGGCGTTCTGGTTGCAGGTGACCGACGGGCCACAGCAGGCAACGCGATCATGTACGAACGCTGCGACAAGGTCATCCCTATCGATGATTATTCGCTCATGGCAATCGCTGGGGTACCGGCTACCGCCTTTGAAATGGCGCGCGTGCTGTCGCACAACTTTGAATATTACCGACGTTCCCAGTTACAATCGCTTTCCACAGAAGGTAAAGTCCGTGCTTTGTCGCGTCTTCTTAAGGACAACATGGGGTTGGCCATGCAGGGTGTTGGCGCGGTGAGCCCCATTTTTGCCACTTACAATTTAAAAAGTGATGCCCCGATGATTTATTTTTACGATCTGCTTGGGGCACAGTTTGAAATTCGGACTCACACAGCTACAGGGTCTGGTTCACCTGTTATACGCGGCGTTTTGGAGCACGAAGATCTTTGGGGTCAGAATCCTCTGAACCAGCGTTCCCAGGAAGAAGCATCGCTATTGGCAATCCGCCTGTTGCAAACAGCAGGGCGATTTGATTCCGCAACCGGGCAAGCCCGGCCGGACGACAACATTTTCCCCATCATCGCCTGTATTACGGCCAAGGGTTATCGCTTCCTTCCCGAAGAAGAAGTGGCGTCGCTTTTCCAACAGGCTATTCAGCGCACTTAA
- a CDS encoding ubiquitin-like protein UBact, with protein sequence MEMSDPLRREEKKDPSPDHKDAGPSRPDVSRPGRDDLLKRMKKVDPKQSEKYKQRTGQ encoded by the coding sequence ATTGAAATGAGCGATCCGCTTCGCCGTGAGGAGAAAAAGGATCCTTCACCAGATCATAAGGATGCCGGACCCAGTCGTCCGGATGTATCCCGCCCGGGTCGGGATGATCTCCTCAAACGAATGAAGAAAGTCGACCCAAAGCAATCTGAAAAATACAAGCAGCGCACGGGTCAATGA
- a CDS encoding phosphate ABC transporter ATP-binding protein, whose product MASLLNVNNLSVVQGRSILSSISFELKVGDMLLVLGPSGAGKSTLLRCLNRFQPLNTGTIEFQGTNVDQFDVSNLRRRIGMVFQTPTLFRGTVQDNIAKGPALRGEVVSKNDLEQLATNVGLDQEVLLRDAETLSVGEKQRVSFAQTLANHPEVLLLDEPTSALDPSAVFTIEKLIQKIHREMNRTIVMVTHNVEQALRLNTRTLILLEGKVIANGPIKELIADQTSETLMRFFEGRLNGEGESSGI is encoded by the coding sequence ATGGCCTCATTGTTAAATGTAAATAATCTCTCGGTTGTACAGGGCAGGTCCATTCTAAGTTCCATATCATTTGAATTAAAGGTCGGAGACATGTTGCTGGTACTGGGACCCTCCGGTGCCGGGAAATCAACATTGCTACGCTGTTTAAATCGATTCCAACCCCTGAATACAGGAACAATCGAATTTCAAGGAACCAACGTTGACCAGTTCGACGTGTCCAACCTGCGACGTCGTATTGGCATGGTGTTTCAAACTCCGACTTTATTCCGCGGGACTGTTCAAGATAATATTGCCAAGGGTCCAGCCTTGAGAGGCGAAGTGGTTTCCAAAAATGACCTGGAGCAATTAGCTACGAATGTGGGACTCGACCAGGAAGTGCTGCTCCGAGATGCAGAAACACTTTCAGTTGGAGAGAAACAACGCGTGTCGTTTGCACAAACCCTGGCAAATCATCCGGAAGTGTTATTGCTTGATGAGCCGACCTCGGCCCTGGATCCAAGTGCGGTATTCACCATTGAGAAACTGATTCAAAAAATTCATCGTGAAATGAATAGAACCATCGTGATGGTCACACACAATGTTGAGCAGGCTCTGCGGTTGAATACCCGGACACTTATCCTGCTTGAAGGTAAAGTGATCGCGAATGGACCGATTAAGGAATTGATCGCGGATCAAACCAGCGAAACACTGATGCGTTTTTTTGAAGGTCGGTTAAACGGAGAAGGAGAATCAAGTGGGATTTGA
- a CDS encoding histidine triad nucleotide-binding protein codes for MTDCIFCKIDKGEIPSKKVFEDEGLFVIKDVNPQAPTHLLIIPKRHIPTLLDLEEQDREVMSQVPELAGKLARENGFDKSGFRLVVNCGAGAGQSVFHIHFHLLAGRAMQWPPG; via the coding sequence ATGACAGACTGCATTTTCTGCAAAATTGATAAGGGTGAAATTCCCTCGAAAAAAGTTTTTGAGGACGAGGGTTTATTCGTCATCAAGGATGTTAATCCCCAGGCACCAACCCATCTGCTCATCATTCCTAAACGCCACATCCCCACTCTGTTGGATCTGGAAGAGCAGGACCGGGAAGTGATGAGTCAGGTGCCCGAGTTGGCAGGAAAGCTTGCACGGGAAAACGGTTTTGATAAATCCGGATTTCGTTTGGTAGTCAATTGCGGGGCAGGAGCAGGGCAATCGGTGTTCCATATTCATTTTCATTTACTGGCGGGGCGGGCTATGCAATGGCCTCCCGGATGA